One Glycine max cultivar Williams 82 chromosome 8, Glycine_max_v4.0, whole genome shotgun sequence genomic window, GAATTGATGTTCTTTTGGAGCCATACATGTTACCTTATGACTTTGGTCAACAACTAatcatatgatttttaaaaggaaaaactgattaatttttgtgaaataaGATGTAGCATTGTGTTAcccttgaatttttattttttttttatctacctcaaaaaaggataaataaggGAGAATTAGAAAAAATGTACTATTTTACTGAATCATTCTACtgttttatttgtataaaattgTAATGATTAATGAATGTGtatatctttctctctctttcacacACTCCAACTTTGATATTAATTCTTTATATGATATGTAACTACTTTCCTGTCActgactctttttttttgcaattttatttcaaaaaaatagatTGCTAGAAGAAGGTCTGCGCACTTGCTGAAGTACCCTGATGCTAAAGTAATAAGCCTTGGAATTGGTGATACAACTGAACCTATTCCTGAAGTCATAACTGATGCAATGTCAAAGGTAGAACTTTGGTCTGAACAAAGCTGATATATCTTTAATGCTTGGACATTGGGCAGTAAATTtggccttttttctttttctttttttaaaagtaattatcatTTCTGTGTTGAGGTTGGAGCTCGGTGATTATTGGTGAATTTCATTATAATACCACATgtcatacattaattttttcttaaatagctTTAATTTCGCCATCTTTATAATTCCTTCCATGTCTAATTGCTTTTTGTATctgtttatctttttaatatcataaatatgtaatattttgTTGGTATATTTTCTTATTGAAGTGTTAATTTTGCATGTAAAtgttgtttttcccttttaatcAGAGATCACATGCATTGTCGACTATAGAAGGATACAGTGGGTATGGAGCTGAACAAGGTGAAAAGGTATGCTGCTTCGACATCTTCAGTATGATTTAccctatttttcattttgtgtacTTACATAGTCTTCTTTTCCACAACTCACCAAAGTGAAGGCCAGTTATACAGTTTTCCACCCTTGTTGATAGTCACTagaccctctctctctctcttttctttctgttttacTGTCTGGTAtcaattgtaaaaataattcttctgtgataagcaaaaaatattttattttatttttatgttatgagcatttggtttcctttcttttcttcatccTTGAAATATTCCAGGaagaaattttgatattttctcttttagttGAGTCAGCATAAGTTTGTTGTTCACTTTGAGAAGTTTTACTGGAAGATAAAGTCATGCCTTGAGCCTTGTAACAAATTTGGATCTGAAAATTTTCCACATTAGATCATGTTTTGAGGgtgtgtacattttttttcttttaatttatatattatctttgaaAGCTTTGCGAACTGAGATGACAAGAAAGCATGGTCtttgtaattatatataaaaaaaattctctgtAATGAGGGGTGCCGGGTGCCAAGTGCCTAAGTATAATCCTTGCaattgatgttgatgtttacCCTTTGGGGGAATTTGATTAGATAAAGACATCTCTAATCTATGCAGCCATTAAGAAGGGCACTTGCTTCAACATTTTACAGCGATCTTGGCATAGAAGAGGATGATATATTTGTCTCAGATGGAGCAAAGTGTGATATATCTCGTCTCCAGGTtcatttgtcttctttttttaatttaaatatatgatatcCTTCTTAAATCACCTTTTCTGCCTATTGTGCTCTTTCACCCAGACCACTTATTCTGATTTAGTTTAAAGTATTCTCCTTTGCGGGGATGAGGGCTGGGGGTTGGCATGTTAATTGGGTATTTTTCACAATCAACATGTTCTTCCTCAATTGAACTAaatattcttctattttcattttgtggcaGATTGTCTTTGGGTCAAATGTAAAAATGGCTGTGCAAGACCCTTCATATCCggtaatttatatttatgtgattgtttaaaatgattttctcATCAGTTGCTTAAGCACTCATTTATGTTTCAATATGCCAAAAATGGTGACTTCAGTTTTGTTCATACTGTTACATCTCATTGATTTAATGAGTGAGATGCTGACTGATTTTAGCCCATTCAATTTGGTTTATGCTCTATGATGCAACAGGAAATAGTTGAATCAGCCAGTTTCTTCGTTTTGTTCATATAAGATTAGAGGACTCGGaagaatgattttaatttttcaagaaaTGTTTTTTCAATATAGTTAGCAAACTTTCAAAGAGAAGATTGTCtattacttgaaaaaaaattacatccgAACATATGTAGACACATGGAAAACTCCAATCAACGTCTTTGAttaattttcaactttgattcataatttctttcattttgaaatGATTAACATTATAACATATATGATTTTCAATCTTAATATACTGGACATTGTTGTCCCTTCCATATCTGATAGAGTTAAATTAATAGCTAGTTCTTTGATAGTTTTGCTAGAATGAGAAGATTTAACTCAGGCTTTTGATACACAAATTTTAGAAGAGCAAGAATAACCTTTGTGCGACTGCATACCTAAacaattatgattattatttattacacactTAGGAAAGCTTTTCACATGTCTTCTTTTTTCCTGATGAATATTTGATTCTTACTCCATTTTTACAACTAATGAATAAAGCTGCTGTGGATTGGTGTTTTCTTCATTGGGGTTTATTGGTTAGCCCATGTTTGTTAACTATTATTTTTgagaaatgatattttttgcaAATGCTCTTTCAGGAAGCTGCTGGTAAGGAGAAGTGATGATTTCTCTAAAATAAGCTGAACTAAATATGATCTTAGTATAATAAACTGTGTTGAAACTTTGGTTGGAAAAATGTTTGTAGACATTCAGTTTACTATTTGGAATTATGCAagaatttattgaaattgaatttgatatataattataaatgaaataatatataggAAATAGGGATGTGATGGAACACCACTTTTATTTGGTTCAAGTTTCTAGCCCTTTATCTCTTGTAGCTGTTCTCTGTAAATAGTGGAACTTTTATTTGCAGGCCTATGTAGACTCTAGTGTAATTATGGGCCAGACTGGCCTCTTCCAGAAGAATGTTGAGAAGTTTGCAAACATTGAATACATGAGGTGTAATCCGGAAAATGGTTTCTTCCCTGATTTGTCTTCAATTTCTCGACcagatataatatttttctgttCTCCAAACAATCCTACTGGTGCTGTGGCAACAAGGGAACAACTGACCCAACTAGTTCAGTTTGCTAAGGACAATGGTTCTATAGTAATCCACGATTCAGCTTATGCAATGTATATTTCTGGTGACAACCCTCGCTCAATATTTGAAATTCCTGGAGCCAAAGAGGTCAGTTTATCACTGATAATTTGATGTTTAAAGACTGGTCTCTGTTTTCACTCTTCAACTAAGAATCTTTTTTTGATGTCTCAGTAAATACTAAATACCATGGATTTCTGTTGCATATCTACGTGCGTAACATCTTATTGCCAATTGCAGGTTGCCATTGAGACTTCATCATTTAGCAAGTATGCTGGGTTCACTGGAGTCCGATTGGGTTGGACTGTGGTTCCGAAGCAGTTGCTGTTTTCTGATGGATTTCCTGTTGCCAAGGACTTCAACCGTATTGTATGCACTTGTTTCAATGGTGCTTCAAATATTTCCCAGGCAGGCGGTCTGGCTTGCCTTTCACCAGAAGGTCTTAAGGTcagttatttcattttattactaaaaatttcttaaaacagTAAATTTCCTTTCATTATTGAAATGGGCCTCTCTCATCCTGCCCCCCTTCTCCCACCTTTCCCAAGGAAGAAGGCCTGCCGATGTCAATGTCATATATACCCCTTTGATGCTTCTGCAACTCCTATTATTATGGCattcttaaatattaaacatCACATGCATTTGCTCTATTTCACTGGCTTTTTCAGCTACTAACTTTAATTGATGTATTTTCAAAGTACAAGTTACATAATACGCTTGCTTGCTGCATTTGAATGCAGGCTATGCGTGATGTTATTGGATTCTACAAGGAAAATACTAACATAATAATGGAGACATTTGATTCTCTTGGGTTTAAAGTCTATGGAGGGAAAGATGCACCATATGTGTGGGTCCATTTTCCCGGCCGAAGCTCATGGGATGTATTCGCTGAGATTCTTGAGAAGACTCATGTGGTTACAACCCCTGGTAGTGGTTTTGGACCTGGTGGTGAAGGTTTTATCAGGGTTAGTGCCTTTGGTCACAGGGAAAATGTCTTGGAGGCATGCAGAAGGTTCAAGCAGCTATACAAGTGAAGTTAGAATATCTCATTTGGTTTCAAGAGTTGTTCTCTTGGACTGAAGCTAGGGCTGTCTTATTTAAATAATGCAATTGATTTTCCGTGGAGTTTAGATTATAAGATGTAAAGACAGGGTTTATCAATTGAGGAAGTATATTTTTCTACCTTTGCTTCAACTTACTTAGATGTTAAACTCTAGCAATTTAATACACTAAGTAGTTTTTAGCCAGAATTCATTTTTGGCCaataagataattttgtttaaattaaaattcatatgcACCCATCTTGTTTTTATTAACTCGTGCTACCATTACTAAATTGATGCCTGATAAAGATTTCCGAAAGTAAAAGGAAGTTTTATttagagttaaaaaaatattacatattctAAATGGGTAACTGTGAGGAAGCATAGGTCTAGATGAAGATTTTCCAAAATTCTTTTTCCACTTTTTTTGTAAGTGTATTTGAgagtaaacaaaattaaaagaattatattgAAGGGAAGGAGACAGAAACAGCTGATAATGTGACACTAATGCTGTTTGGTggagtagaaagagaaaaaaaaaaaagagaagtttaaaatttaactagaaaagaaaggaaaaaattgaattttttttaaagttattttttctttagtcaaacaaaagaaaatgtacTGTCATccatattttctttccttttatccaaacatatCATAGAAGGACACATTGCATGGGAGGATTTATTTTTTCACCCTGTTTCTCTCTCCTAAGGTCACATAGTCACATGGTTCAAACAATCTTAATAGCTTTCGATTACAAACCTGCCAATGTTGTAAACTTCATTTCTATTACACCGCGGATTTAATACAGTGATGTATATCTAACTTCTACATGATCTGCATCATAGGAATGTCCTAAACATAGGGCCTCTAGATGTTAAAACTAAACTAG contains:
- the LOC100807796 gene encoding LL-diaminopimelate aminotransferase, chloroplastic — translated: MSITHSLTTPLSSSSSAFLAPSSFNCRGQVSLPVKSVSICKCVATPEAETAYKTGVNRNPNMGKLQAGYLFPEIARRRSAHLLKYPDAKVISLGIGDTTEPIPEVITDAMSKRSHALSTIEGYSGYGAEQGEKPLRRALASTFYSDLGIEEDDIFVSDGAKCDISRLQIVFGSNVKMAVQDPSYPAYVDSSVIMGQTGLFQKNVEKFANIEYMRCNPENGFFPDLSSISRPDIIFFCSPNNPTGAVATREQLTQLVQFAKDNGSIVIHDSAYAMYISGDNPRSIFEIPGAKEVAIETSSFSKYAGFTGVRLGWTVVPKQLLFSDGFPVAKDFNRIVCTCFNGASNISQAGGLACLSPEGLKAMRDVIGFYKENTNIIMETFDSLGFKVYGGKDAPYVWVHFPGRSSWDVFAEILEKTHVVTTPGSGFGPGGEGFIRVSAFGHRENVLEACRRFKQLYK